From the genome of Colletotrichum higginsianum IMI 349063 chromosome 4, whole genome shotgun sequence, one region includes:
- a CDS encoding Late sexual development protein, protein MQLTITLAAAAAAMLASISAAAPLERRSFGAVLPVTPEEIKLVETDARGSLPNSAPPPKLEPSSLTAFQLIQFNEQFEVAFFTSMLENVTNGGPGWETPDKEKMMEALKVVVAQEKLHALDAKGVLDHFKAFSPPPCQYQFPTNSLKEAVALAETFTSVVLGTLQDANQLLAKNGDAGPVRAVSAVIGQEGEQNGFYRSVLARPPSSQPFLTTSIAPFAFSALQTFVVKDSCPFRMSQIDIPTFAPLNVAQMAKAGEVEPRTQMLSFEVDLREIVTAGRFLGKDRAPLFVTYLSGLNVPLSVPVTNPQWDGARIAFEAEFPFEKNSMYGLSIAALTYEGKFTNPDDIPKATLAGPGLIQVNK, encoded by the exons ATGCAGCTGACGATTACtctcgcggcggccgccgccgcgatgcTCGCGTCCATCTCCGCTGCGGCCCCACTCGAACGCCGAAGCTTCGGTGCCGTTCTCCCGGTCACCCCGGAGGAGATCAAGCTGGTCGAGACCGACGCCCGTGGCTCCCTTCCCAACTCAGCGCCGCCCCCGAAGCTCGAGCCGAGCAGCCTCACGGCCTTCCAGCTCATCCAGTTCAACGAGCAGTTCGAGGTCGCCTTCTTCACCTCCATGCTGGAGAACGTCACCAACGGGGGGCCAGGCTGGGAGACGCCAGACAAGGAAAAGATGATGGAAGCGCTCAAGGTCGTCGTTGCT CAAGAAAAGCTGCACGCACTCGACGCCAAGGGGGTCCTCGACCACTTCAAggccttctcgccgccgccgtgccagTACCAGTTCCCGACGAACAGCCTCAAGGAGGCAgtggccctcgccgagacCTTCAcctccgtcgtcctcggcaccCTCCAGGACGCGAACCAGCTGCTCGCCAagaacggcgacgccggccccgtccgcgccgtcagcgccgtcatcggccagGAGGGCGAGCAGAACGGCTTCTACCGCAGCGTCCTCGCGcgcccgccctcctcgcaGCCCTTCCTGACGACCTCCATCGCCCCGTTCGCCTTCTCGGCCCTGCAGACcttcgtcgtcaaggacTCGTGCCCCTTCCGCATGTCCCAGATCGACATCCCCACCTTCGCGCCCCTCAACGTCGCCCAGATGGCaaaggccggcgaggtcgagcccCGGACGCAGATGCTCTcgttcgaggtcgacctccGCGAGATCGTCACGGCCGGCCGCTTCCTCGGCAAGGACAGGGCGCCGCTCTTCGTCACCTACCTGAGCGGACTCAACGTGCCGCTCAGCGTGCCCGTCACGAACCCGCAGTGGGACGGCGCCCGCATCGCCTTCGAGGCCGAGTTCCCCTTTGAGAAGAACAGCATGTACGGCCTGTCCATCGCCGCGCTGACCTACGAGGGCAAGTTCACCAACCCGGACGACATCCCGAAGGCGACCCTGGCAGGGCCTGGATTGATTCAGGTCAACAAGTGA